The genomic region TGCAGGTTTTTTTATTTAGGTAGTTCCGCTACGGCTTTACCTTTTAGCCCTTCTTCAACCAAATAGCCAAGAAATCTGGAAAAAGGAACGATATCTTGATAGACACTTGCGCTTTCAAGAGCCTGCATATATTCTTCTCGTCTTTCCACCGGAATAACGGTCCAAGGATAACCGCCCGAAGCTAACATAGCATTCATTAAGAATCTACCGATTCTTCCGTTGCCATCCATATAAGGGTGAATAAAGACAAAAATAAAATGTCCTAACACGGCTCTTACTGAGGCCTCAGATTCTTCTTCGAGTAACTCGAATAGTATGGGCATAGTATCACGCATAGCATCTACGTTAAGTGGAACGTGTTTGGAATTACTAATATAAACCTGATGATTGCGATATCCGGCCAGGTCGGATGTTTGAAGTATTCCTGCACTCACGCTTGGGTCGAATAATTGACGATGCCATTTGGCGAGGTCAAGTTCTACCTGTATTCCTGAGTTAGCTCCTTTTAATATATTTTCGATTGTGTTTTTAACTTCATTGAATGCTTGGAAATATCCCCTTGCAGCCATGGCATCTCTGTGTCTTCGGTCTTCTTCATTTTCTTTAATATTCCACTCACCACTGCTTATTTCTGCAATTAGTTCGGGCGTTACCTTATATCGTTCGATCGAAAGAGAATGATAGGCGTCTGTAACGAAAATATGGTCAATGTTGTTTAGGTATGATTTGTAATCTGTGATTAGACCTGGAGAAACAGGGAAATTAGCAATAACCGCTTCACGCATTTCCATCCACATTAGGCGGATACGGTTAGCATATGGAGAACGTTCGCGAGTGGGTAATTGAATAGTAAGTTTGCTTGTAAACGGGTCTTCTTCACGGATATCATAGTCGGCATCTTTGAACGTCTCTACAATCTGGTCGGCTATTTTTTTTCTTCCGATATTCCTAAATGCGCCAGCAAGACGCCCGGCTAAAGTAGTGTGTCCGTTCTCTAATAATATAGGTAGCAATTCTGATGCGTCGCTTATCAAAGAAAGTACTGTACGAGTCTCAATAGGGTTGTGACTGTATATGGGAGCAGAGCAGTAAATTAATGCAGATTGTAAATTGTATAAGCGAACACCTTTTTGAACTTCGATTTGTTCAGAAGGCTGTGTTTCTGTTTTTAGGTTTAATATTGATGTGTTATGAGGTAACGGAGTAGGGTTGTTATTACCTTGTGAAGTGCGGATGATTAATTGTTGCGGAACAGTCCAGTTGCCAGCGTGAATAAGTAATGACTGATCGGCTGATAGATTCCAATTATCGCCATATTTACGATTAAGGAACTGTACAATGAAATCCCAGTAAGAACTATACCAGGAAGTTGTCTCGCCGTCTCTTTCGTTTGGATCAGTAGCGATATACCACCCTTTAGAGACTTCTTTCATAAAACCTTTTTTTAAGAGTAGTTTACGGTATTTTATGTTGGGAATATCATCGGTGTGAATGCCAGTAATGCCTTTGTCTTGTATGTCCTTTAAAAAAGTGAGTGCTTCTATTAAACGTTCTTGAGGTGTTGCCATAATTAAATAAGTTTTTAATTATTAATAATAACGGTGCTTAAACTAGTGAATACGTATGTGCTTCTACTAGTGAATATGCATGTGCTTCTACTAGTGAATATGCATGTGCTTCTACTAGTGAATATGCATGTGCTTCTACTAGTAAATACAAATGTATTAAAATTAGTAAATATAGATGTATTAAAATTGGTATATGTTATTCATTGTGTATCAGTACTCTAAAGTAGTATGGCGTGTTTTGATATGGAATGAAAAAGTTTTGTGGCTAGGAGAGTTAGAGAGTATGAGCCAAGTCGAAAGCAGTTTTTTCAACAGGTAAAGTTATTGTTTCGACTAACAGTAGATTTCTAAAAATAAGCCCGCAATTGGATATTCCCGGTATGAATCGTCTGACTCGTTTCGCTTTTACGTCCCTGGTAGTTCAGATTAACGTCTAGATATTGCGTCAGGTTTTTTTGTAAAAGCAGTCGCCAGGTTAGATTTTCGCCGGCTTGTAATCCTTCCAACATCTGATAGGCCACTGGCGATAACTCGTTTCCGGTGAATTTGTTTTGATAGTACGATAGTTCGCCGTTTATCGTAAAACGCTTGTCGGATGCATAGCTAAACGAAGTTCCGATCCGTTGTTGATTAAGCGTTTCAAAATCGGATATTTTATTCTCTTTTAACTGGTATTCGTAGAAGATATCCCAACTGGCATTTTTAGAAAATAAATAGGATACTTTAGGCGCCAATTGATACCCTTTTAATTCAAAATTCCGACTCGCATAGTTTTCGGAATAAGTATTGGATTGGATGGTTTTTCCGTTAAATCCAAACAACCAGATCTTCTGAACCAAATGCGCATACTGAATCTGATGAGACGAATTGGTGTTTTCTTGTGATCCAACCGATAACAAATTTTTCGATCGGTTGGTTAAAAAGGTATAGGTCACGGAATGATCTTGTTTCCCGCGGTTGTAAAACAAACTGTTTCGGAAACTGGAATTCAGTCCGAGTAAATCATCGTCGTTTCCAAAAAACGGATTCAGGTCGAAGTTATCGCTTTTGCGGATGATTTTCCGATCGATAATAAAAGACGTCTGGTTGTAAAAATACGACAATAGTTTTCGAAATCCGGTTTCGTTTTGCCATTGGTTCGGATTTAAAGTTACCGATTGCGAAAATTTGTTTTGATGGGTTTTGATAAAAATCTGGTTCGGTAAAAATACGCGGACATATTTCGCCTGATCCGGAAACTGAGCGATCTCAAATTCTTCCAACTCCTGAATACCGTTGCCGTTATAATCGTTCCACATATAAATCCCTTGTCCAGGTTCGACCTGTAAGTAAGTAAATTCCTGCTGGGCAATGCGTCCGGAAGTGGTTTCGTAGGCGGTTGTTACCTGAATCAGTTGATTGAAATAACGATCATTATACAATAAACGGGAGTTTAAAGAAGGTTCGCTACCACGCGCCGGATCTTCGTATTTTAAATTCCGATAGTTCACAAATACCGATAAATCACTTTTTTCGGTTTGTAGCAAACGCGATTTCAGGTAATACGAACGGGAGGTGTTGACTTTCGTCAGTAGGCCATTTTGCAAACTGTCGTTCGTCCGTTGTAAATAGCCGAATTCCATATAAACCTTGGTGCTGTCACCACGACCTACAAAAGCCCCAAATTCTTTAAACCGCTGACTTAAGGCGGTGAATTGATTGGTTTCTTTTATTTTTTCTTCGTTATTTTCCATGCGTACACTACCGCCAACCCAGTTTTTGCCAATATGATATTTGGCCTGAGTATTGCTTCGGATAAATTTGGAAGTGGAATACGTACTGCTACTATTTAGAAAACTGCTGTTGTTTCGAAACGCCCATTTGTCCAGTTGAAATTGACCTTCGACTACATGACGGGTTCCGGAAAAGCTTTCGGAAAAATCGAGTTTCTCCAATTGATAGCGGGCAAAACCGTTGTTGCGGGATTGGGGTGTTTGTGGCAAGCGAAAATTTAATCCCGAAACCAATAGGCTTTGATCACCAAGTGGATTCGTCAGGTTCCAGTCGCGGTCAAATTCGATACTGAAAAGACGTTCGATGGTTTTGAATTTCTGCTGTACAAACTGATAGTTCGCAAAACCGTCTATTTCCCAACGTTTGGACCATAGCCGTTGTTTGACGTTAAAGCGTCCGGCTAATCCTTGATTGTCCTGATCATCGATATTTGAGAATAAGTTTTTGTCGTTGTTGCTTAAACCGATTTCAAAGTCAACGAGTGTTTTTTCACTGGGATTAAATTTTCCGAGGAAGGTTGCAATCTGAATACTTGTCGGTGCAACCAGTCGGACGATGGGTTCGTAGTTTCCTTGCGGAATACCGTTTGCCGGCGCGATGTATTCATAGATGCGCCCAACGGCTTGGTTGTTGGCCAGAATATAGTTCCCCTGATTGTTGCCAACTAACGTAAAGCGAACGTTGAACAATTCGTCTTGTGGGTTGTTGGAATAGACATAGGTCGTTACGCCGTTAGCGATGACTTTTTTATACAGAATTTTGTTTTCGGAATAGCTGTCCGGGTAAGCCGAAGGCGCGTTCATCAGGTTGGGATCGTTCCCGGCTTCGCTCAAAATCTGAATTTGTTCGGCCGATAGGTTTTGTTGTAACGGCTGACTTTTAATGTCGCTTTCGGAATACAAAAATCCACCTACGCTCCAGGTGTCGCGTTCGTGGGTTACGCCTCCGTATGCTACATACCGGGTGTAATTTCGATCGGTATATTGGTATTCGATGTTGATCCGCATTTCAGAAGTGATCGGAAATAACGACGTAAAACGGATCTCACCGGCATTATAGTCGATAATATAATCGTTGCTTTCGCCGCGTTTCAACAGGATTCCATTCACATAAACCCGTTCGGATCCGGAGATAACCAATACGTATAATTCGCCATTCGGGCCTTTTAATTTATAAGGTCCCTGATTGCCTTCCTGTCCGACGAAGGTACTTCGGGTATATTGTCCGCGAACCAAAGCTCCCGCAGCGAAAACATCGGTTTTGCCTCCTGTGTCACCAAAGGTGAAATGGGTGGATAATCCCTGTACTTTTTTGTTGAAATTCAGAAAACGGGATTGTCGGTTTTCTAAAAATAAGTCTCCGGCACGGACATTCCATTTGTCGGAAAACAATTCGATAAAAATCTGATCGAATTCGTCCAGTTTCTGCGAATAACCGCCTTCCTGTAACGGAATATTACTGTCCTGAATGGAAGCGCGAAGGCTTACTTTGTCGGAAATTTTTCCGGTGATTTGTAAGTCAAGATTGGAGTTTAAAACGGTGTTTTGGTTGTTTCCGATCGTGATACCACGGGTGATGCTTCCGGACGTATTCAATCCGTCGAACGGTTTAAAGTTGTTCACCGGTTCCCGTTTGATGGTGTATAATTGCTGACCGTTTCCGTTGCTCACTACGCGCGACGGATCGTAAATTGTATATTTTTTGGTCAGGTATTCCGGGAATTTTAAATAACGAACGGTTAGTGTGTCGCTACTTTGAAAATTGTTTCTAAAATGCAATTTGCCTTTCTGATAATCGACGGTATAATAGGTGCTGTCAATCTCATTTCCGGCTTTGTCTAATATTTTAAAAAAGGCTTTGTTGATGCTAACATTGTCAATCGTAAGGGTATCTTGGGTAACCCGGATTTTTTTGGATTTATAGGGCGTTTCAATTTCCTGGGCATAAAGGCCGGAAATACAAAACAATACCAGAATCAAAATCCATTTTTTCAGCATACAGATATAACTCCAAAATGTCAAAAGTAGTGTAATTTCAATAGAAATTTTAAAAAGAAGGAAGTGTTAGAAGGGAAAATCATTAAAAAGGGCTAAATTTTTTAATGATTTATGTTTTTAGAATTATGAAGATTTGGAGGAAACTAAAGGCGCTGAGAGTTGGTTATGACTTGTTTGAAAATGTTGTTTGTGTTTTTTTGTTTTGGATAAAAGTTGTATATTTAGAAAAGATGTGTAATTGTAGTTACATTTGTATGTGTTATTTGTAATTTTAAAACGTATTGTCATGGAAAATAAGAAGCAAATACCTCAAATTAAAGAGGATATTTTTTTTGAGGAGTATAATAATATAATTTCTCAAGGAGATATACCTAACTCAGTAGTGGTTGTTACTGAATGGAATGGAGAAGGGAATAATTTCAAAATGTTTTCATTGTATGATGATAATTATTCTCCTGTAATTGTTTCAAATTCAACATCTTTAACATGTGAGTTGCTATGCCAAACTGGAATGAAGTAATAGAAGAGATTAAACAAGAGCAGCTTAAAAATTCCAGTTCTAATCCTTTAGATGTAATTAGAAGGAAATATTTGAAAAAAATATCAGAGATTACAGGTAGAAATGTTATTGCATATTATTCTGGTTGGTTGCAAAAACCAACATCTTCGGATACTGCTGTGAATGATAAAGATAAATCTGGTTTTATGTTAGCAATTCATAAGCTAGATAAAGATAAAGGACTTGATTTGATCCTGCATACTCCTGGAGGGGATATAGCAGCGACGGAATCATTGGTGGATTATTTATATGCAATATTTGATAAAAATATAAGAGTTATTGTCCCTCAAATATGTATGTCTGCTGGTACTATGATTGCTTTTTCCTCTTCTGAAATTATTTTAGGGAAGCATTCAAATTTGGGACCAATAGATCCGCAAATTGGGGGTGTTGCATGCCAAGCAATATTGAAAGAATTTGAAAGGGCTAAAGATGATATAATGAAAAACCCTTCTTCTGCAGCGTTATGGCAAGTGATTATATCAAAATATCATCCAACACTGCTTGGGGCATGTCAGCAAGCTATTGATTGGTCTGAAAAAATGGTTGCAAAATGGCTTTCTGAAAACATGTTTGCTTCTGACCCTGATAAAGTTAATAATGTAATTAAAACATTCGCGGATCACACAGAACAAAAATCACATTCAAGGCATATTTCAAAGGAGGAATGTGTTGCTATAGGTTTAAATATTACATCTCTTGAAGAAGATCAAGAATTACAGGATGCTGTTCTTACTACACATCATGCATTTATGCATACTTTTTCAAATACACAGTGTGTTAAAATAATCGAAAATCATAATGGTATTGCATATATAGAACACTCAA from Flavobacterium sp. WV_118_3 harbors:
- a CDS encoding Fic family protein codes for the protein MATPQERLIEALTFLKDIQDKGITGIHTDDIPNIKYRKLLLKKGFMKEVSKGWYIATDPNERDGETTSWYSSYWDFIVQFLNRKYGDNWNLSADQSLLIHAGNWTVPQQLIIRTSQGNNNPTPLPHNTSILNLKTETQPSEQIEVQKGVRLYNLQSALIYCSAPIYSHNPIETRTVLSLISDASELLPILLENGHTTLAGRLAGAFRNIGRKKIADQIVETFKDADYDIREEDPFTSKLTIQLPTRERSPYANRIRLMWMEMREAVIANFPVSPGLITDYKSYLNNIDHIFVTDAYHSLSIERYKVTPELIAEISSGEWNIKENEEDRRHRDAMAARGYFQAFNEVKNTIENILKGANSGIQVELDLAKWHRQLFDPSVSAGILQTSDLAGYRNHQVYISNSKHVPLNVDAMRDTMPILFELLEEESEASVRAVLGHFIFVFIHPYMDGNGRIGRFLMNAMLASGGYPWTVIPVERREEYMQALESASVYQDIVPFSRFLGYLVEEGLKGKAVAELPK
- a CDS encoding S49 family peptidase, with amino-acid sequence MPNWNEVIEEIKQEQLKNSSSNPLDVIRRKYLKKISEITGRNVIAYYSGWLQKPTSSDTAVNDKDKSGFMLAIHKLDKDKGLDLILHTPGGDIAATESLVDYLYAIFDKNIRVIVPQICMSAGTMIAFSSSEIILGKHSNLGPIDPQIGGVACQAILKEFERAKDDIMKNPSSAALWQVIISKYHPTLLGACQQAIDWSEKMVAKWLSENMFASDPDKVNNVIKTFADHTEQKSHSRHISKEECVAIGLNITSLEEDQELQDAVLTTHHAFMHTFSNTQCVKIIENHNGIAYIEHSILNRS